Proteins co-encoded in one Amaranthus tricolor cultivar Red isolate AtriRed21 chromosome 7, ASM2621246v1, whole genome shotgun sequence genomic window:
- the LOC130818098 gene encoding protein RALF-like 33: MADTRILLSIIAVGLLLASLSSVDAASDFDPTVMGLFSSRSGCKGTVGECLGGEDEFEMDSEINRRILATSNYISYNALNRNRVPCSRRGASYYNCRPGAQANPYSRGCTAITRCARR, from the coding sequence ATGGCCGACACTAGAATACTGCTTTCAATCATAGCCGTTGGATTACTCCTCGCTTCACTGTCATCCGTTGATGCTGCTTCCGACTTTGATCCAACGGTGATGGGTCTATTCAGTTCTAGATCTGGATGCAAAGGTACAGTTGGGGAGTGTTTGGGTGGTGAAGATGAGTTTGAAATGGATTCAGAAATTAACAGGCGTATTTTAGCAACAAGCAACTACATCAGCTATAATGCGCTTAACAGGAATAGAGTTCCATGCTCAAGACGTGGGGCCTCTTACTACAACTGCCGTCCAGGTGCTCAGGCTAATCCTTACTCTCGTGGTTGCACCGCTATCACTCGTTGTGCAAGACgctag
- the LOC130817779 gene encoding uncharacterized protein LOC130817779 isoform X2, which produces MEASVSGNALKTFARSINCLAKIGNELAIQASASQLAFYTLNASRSAYQSISFKPDFFDVYTISSNQAVCAVLRTALSNIDYLRVHLLSTDAAKVKWGLDCVNGMRKTYWINCNVESDIQHLSLDRGRLPSNFVVRPRDLTRLLSNFQSSLHEITIIATEPSSLPSAAESEIGGKAVELRSYIDPTNDSGSSLHTQLWIDPVEEFLQYVHTGNPVDVTVGVKELKAFLSFCEACEVDIHFFFEKAGEPILMTPKFGLDDDGSTSNFDAKLVLATMLTSQLHIGNPTGPIPSNDAVNERANDETVPEAEQQRSKVQASTPASEHTKIWSDLSASAAKSGGGNGSRQVQGQGNTISNEQGEIQRFNAMKISKGLPEKENVPDGPNVSQYMETDQGLGHHGLQDMREGFSQRHPSNWVDAEDEDDDEEDDEMCVQSTPPYCEEQ; this is translated from the exons ATGGAGGCGAGTGTAAGCGGGAATGCACTCAAAACTTTCGCTCGTTCCATCAACTGCCTTGCTAAAATCGGCAACGAACTTGCCATTCAAGCTTCTGCTTCGCAg CTTGCTTTTTACACTCTTAATGCTTCACGTTCCGCGTACCAATCAATATCATTCAAACCGGATTTTTTCGATGTTTATACTATTTCAAGTAATCAG GCTGTTTGTGCTGTTTTAAGAACTGCACTCTCGAACATTGATTATTTGCGGGTGCATTTACTGAGTACTGATGCAGCTAAAGTGAAGTGGGGATTAGATTGTGTTAATG GCATGAGGAAAACCTATTGGATAAATTGTAATGTGGAATCGGATATACAACATTTGTCTCTTGATAGGGGAAGACTTCCGAGCAATTTTGTTGTTAGACCTCGTGATCTCACAAGATTGCTTTCTAATTTCCAATCTTCTCTTCATGAGATTACTATCATTGCTACAGAACCGTCTTCTTTGCCTTCAGCGGCTGAAAGTGAAATTGGAGGGAAAGCTGTTGAACTACGGAGCTATATTGACCCAACAAATG ATAGCGGTTCATCATTACACACACAGCTGTGGATAGATCCAGTTGAAGAATTTCTACAATATGTTCACACTGGAAATCCTGTAGATGTTACAGTTGGTGTTAAGGAGTTAAAG GCGTTTCTTTCCTTCTGTGAGGCCTGCGAAGTTGATATTCATTTCTTTTTTGAGAAGGCTGGCGA GCCTATTCTCATGACACCCAAATTTGGTCTAGACGATGATGGATCTACATCAAACTTTGATGCCAAACTTGTACTTGCAACAATGCTCACGTCACAGCTTCATATAGGAAATCCAACAGGCCCCATTCCATCAAATGATGCTGTGAATGAAAGAGCAAATGATGAGACAGTCCCAGAAGCTGAGCAACAGAGATCAAAGGTGCAAGCCTCCACTCCTGCATCTGAACACACCAAAATATGGTCTGATCTTTCAG CAAGTGCTGCCAAATCTGGTGGAGGTAACGGTAGTAGGCAGGTTCAAGGTCAAGGAAATACCATTTCCAATGAGCAAGGGGAAATTCAAAGATTCAATGCAATGAAAATTTCGAAGGGTCTCCCTGAAAAAGAAAATGTTCCTGATGGTCCAAATGT CTCCCAGTATATGGAAACTGATCAAGGATTGGGTCATCATG GGTTGCAAGATATGAGGGAAGGATTTTCTCAGCGTCATCCTAGTAACTGGGTAGATgcagaagatgaagatgatgatgaagaggacGATGAAATGTGCGTACAGTCTACACCACCATACTGTGAAGAACAGTGA
- the LOC130817779 gene encoding uncharacterized protein LOC130817779 isoform X1, whose translation MEASVSGNALKTFARSINCLAKIGNELAIQASASQLAFYTLNASRSAYQSISFKPDFFDVYTISSNQVQFSILLKAVCAVLRTALSNIDYLRVHLLSTDAAKVKWGLDCVNGMRKTYWINCNVESDIQHLSLDRGRLPSNFVVRPRDLTRLLSNFQSSLHEITIIATEPSSLPSAAESEIGGKAVELRSYIDPTNDSGSSLHTQLWIDPVEEFLQYVHTGNPVDVTVGVKELKAFLSFCEACEVDIHFFFEKAGEPILMTPKFGLDDDGSTSNFDAKLVLATMLTSQLHIGNPTGPIPSNDAVNERANDETVPEAEQQRSKVQASTPASEHTKIWSDLSASAAKSGGGNGSRQVQGQGNTISNEQGEIQRFNAMKISKGLPEKENVPDGPNVSQYMETDQGLGHHGLQDMREGFSQRHPSNWVDAEDEDDDEEDDEMCVQSTPPYCEEQ comes from the exons ATGGAGGCGAGTGTAAGCGGGAATGCACTCAAAACTTTCGCTCGTTCCATCAACTGCCTTGCTAAAATCGGCAACGAACTTGCCATTCAAGCTTCTGCTTCGCAg CTTGCTTTTTACACTCTTAATGCTTCACGTTCCGCGTACCAATCAATATCATTCAAACCGGATTTTTTCGATGTTTATACTATTTCAAGTAATCAGGTGCAATTTAGCATCCTCTTGAAG GCTGTTTGTGCTGTTTTAAGAACTGCACTCTCGAACATTGATTATTTGCGGGTGCATTTACTGAGTACTGATGCAGCTAAAGTGAAGTGGGGATTAGATTGTGTTAATG GCATGAGGAAAACCTATTGGATAAATTGTAATGTGGAATCGGATATACAACATTTGTCTCTTGATAGGGGAAGACTTCCGAGCAATTTTGTTGTTAGACCTCGTGATCTCACAAGATTGCTTTCTAATTTCCAATCTTCTCTTCATGAGATTACTATCATTGCTACAGAACCGTCTTCTTTGCCTTCAGCGGCTGAAAGTGAAATTGGAGGGAAAGCTGTTGAACTACGGAGCTATATTGACCCAACAAATG ATAGCGGTTCATCATTACACACACAGCTGTGGATAGATCCAGTTGAAGAATTTCTACAATATGTTCACACTGGAAATCCTGTAGATGTTACAGTTGGTGTTAAGGAGTTAAAG GCGTTTCTTTCCTTCTGTGAGGCCTGCGAAGTTGATATTCATTTCTTTTTTGAGAAGGCTGGCGA GCCTATTCTCATGACACCCAAATTTGGTCTAGACGATGATGGATCTACATCAAACTTTGATGCCAAACTTGTACTTGCAACAATGCTCACGTCACAGCTTCATATAGGAAATCCAACAGGCCCCATTCCATCAAATGATGCTGTGAATGAAAGAGCAAATGATGAGACAGTCCCAGAAGCTGAGCAACAGAGATCAAAGGTGCAAGCCTCCACTCCTGCATCTGAACACACCAAAATATGGTCTGATCTTTCAG CAAGTGCTGCCAAATCTGGTGGAGGTAACGGTAGTAGGCAGGTTCAAGGTCAAGGAAATACCATTTCCAATGAGCAAGGGGAAATTCAAAGATTCAATGCAATGAAAATTTCGAAGGGTCTCCCTGAAAAAGAAAATGTTCCTGATGGTCCAAATGT CTCCCAGTATATGGAAACTGATCAAGGATTGGGTCATCATG GGTTGCAAGATATGAGGGAAGGATTTTCTCAGCGTCATCCTAGTAACTGGGTAGATgcagaagatgaagatgatgatgaagaggacGATGAAATGTGCGTACAGTCTACACCACCATACTGTGAAGAACAGTGA
- the LOC130817957 gene encoding uncharacterized protein LOC130817957 isoform X2 codes for MVGAHQYQYHHWIDRGDLLKSNVRFLQLQLRQRFRVAVDRHFYSRRDSLSSSIDVRVSSLVMRCLHRFRDFRRRSLSSSTSTSSALSRIKRTREVYADEESAITRMLQALSVPLLGNVCHVFMHGLNRVQVYGSEKLLNALQCKSKDKPLITVSNHVASMDDPLVISALLPPSVLMDAKKLRWTLCATDRCFKDPATSAFFRSVKVLPVSRGDGIYQKGMDMALSKLNNGGWVHIFPEGSRSRDGGRTIGTAKRGVGRLVLDADRTPIVVPFVHTGMQEIMPIGANFPRIGKIVTVLIGDPIEFDDLLNTEGTELASRENLYDAVSTRIGQRLKELKLQVDKLALEKPLRVKEYALQGIDRAAGMLQEVDWELFGMNSYISAQNDSEKSTLDGQNKEVILSNQESISGHYSKSRFTDFSIMAKVQSFMKSTEYIGYAARGASLNPFNPTSREYWRVNPVRAWKQRLEASYGATVNFC; via the exons ATGGTGGGAGCACATCAATACCAGTATCACCATTGGATTGACAGAGGAGATCTTCTCAAATCCAACGTTCGTTTCTTACAACTTCAGCTTCGTCAACGCTTTCGTGTCGCCGTCGATCGCCATTTTTATTCTCGCCGCGATTCTTTATCTTCTTCCATTGATGTTCGTGTTTCTTCCCTCGTTATGCGTTGTCTTCATCGCTTTCGCGATTTTCGTCGCCGTTCTTTGTCCTCCTCCACTTCTACTTCCTccgcactttctcgcatcaaaAGAA CTAGGGAAGTTTATGCGGATGAAGAGTCGGCTATCACTCGCATGCTTCAAGCTCTGTCAGTACCCCTTCTTGGGAATGTTTGCCATGTATTTATGCATGGACTTAATCGCGTTCAG GTTTATGGTTCCGAGAAGTTGCTTAATGCTTTGCAGTGCAAGTCAAAAGATAAGCCTCTAATCACT GTTAGCAATCATGTTGCCTCTATGGATGATCCGCTTGTCATCTCGGCATTGCTCCCTCCAAGTGTTCTCATGGATGCCAAAAAATTGAGGTGGACCCTCTGTGCAACTGATCGATGTTTTAAAGATCCCGCCACTTCTGCCTTCTTTCGATCTGTAAAGGTTTTGCCTGTCTCACGGGGTGATGGAATTTATCAAAAG GGTATGGACATGGCTTTATCTAAACTCAATAATGGTGGTTGGGTCCATATTTTCCCCGAAGGTAGCCGTTCGCGAGATGGTGGGCGGACGATTGGAACAGCCAAGAGGGGTGTTGGGAG GTTGGTGCTGGATGCGGACAGAACTCCGATAGTAGTCCCATTTGTGCATACTGGAATGCAAGAGATTATGCCTATTGGAGCCAATTTTCCAAGGATTGGCAAGATA GTGACAGTGCTTATTGGTGATCCCATTGAATTCGATGATTTGCTCAACACTGAAGGTACCGAGCTTGCATCAAGGGAAAATTTGTACGATGCTGTGTCCACAAGGATAGGTCAACGACTGAAGGAACTAAAATTGCAGGTGGATAAATTGGCTCTTGAAAAACCTCTTCGGGTTAAAGAATATGCCTTGCAAGGCATTGATCGAGCCGCTGGGATGTTACAGGAGGTTGATTGGGAATTATTTGGCATGAATAGCTATATATCAGCTCAGAATGACTCAGAAAAGTCTACACTAGATGGGCAAAATAAAGAAGTGATTCTCTCAAATCAAGAGTCGATTTCTGGTCATTACAGTAAAAGTAGGTTCACAGATTTCAGCATCATGGCAAAAGTCCAGAGTTTCATGAAGTCGACAGAGTATATCGGTTATGCAGCAAGAGGTGCGTCACTGAATCCGTTCAATCCCACATCTAGGGAATATTGGCGGGTGAACCCTGTTAGGGCATGGAAACAACGGTTGGAGGCTAGTTATGGTGCAACTGTGAATTTCTGCTAG
- the LOC130817627 gene encoding farnesyl pyrophosphate synthase-like, producing the protein MSDLKSKFLQVYQILKSELLNDPAFHWTDTSRQWVDRMLDYNVPGGKLNRGLSVLDSYKRLKDGKELTEDEIFLASALGWCIEWLQAYFLVLDDIMDNSHTRRGQPCWFRVPKVGMIAVNDGVILRNQIPRILKKHFRDKKYYVDLLDLFNEVEFQTASGQMIDLITTIEGEKDLSKYSLDLHRRIVQYKTAYYSFYLSVACALLMFGEKLEDHIDVKNILIDMGIYFQVQDDYLDCFGDPNYIGKIGTDIEDFKCSWLVVKALELCNDEQRKILYENYGKGDQSCVAKVKELYNILNLKGVYEKFEIQSYEKLIKSIEAHPSTAVQAVLKSFLEKIYQRKK; encoded by the exons ATGAGTGATCTAAAGTCAAAATTCCTTCAAGTTTACCAAATTCTTAAATCTGAGTTACTTAATGACCCTGCTTTTCATTGGACTGATACTTCTCGCCAATGGGTTGATCGG ATGCTGGATTACAATGTCCCAGGAG GGAAGCTAAATCGTGGACTTTCTGTTTTGGACAGCTACAAGCGATTGAAGGATGGAAAAGAACTGACTGAAGATGAAATCTTTCTTGCCTCTGCCCTAGGATGGTGCATTGAATGG CTTCAAGCTTATTTTCTTGTTCTGGATGACATAATGGACAACTCTCATACAAGGCGCGGTCAGCCTTGCTGGTTCAGAGTTCCTAAG GTTGGCATGATTGCAGTTAATGATGGTGTAATACTTCGAAACCAAATCCCAAGAATACTGAAGAAGCATTTCAGGGACAAGAAGTACTATGTGGATTTGTTGGATTTGTTTAATGAG GTAGAATTCCAAACTGCTAGTGGGCAGATGATTGATCTGATCACCACTATTGAAGGAGAGAAAGATCTTTCCAAATATTCATTGGATCT CCACCGCCGTATCGTTCAGTACAAAACTGCTTATTATTCGTTCTATCTTTCA GTTGCTTGTGCTTTACTCATGTTTGGCGAAAAGCTTGAAGATCATATTGAcgttaaaaatattttgattgatATGGGAATATATTTCCAAGTACAG GATGATTATCTTGATTGTTTTGGAGACCCAAACTATATCGGCAAG ATTGGAACTGATATCGAAGATTTTAAGTGTTCTTGGTTGGTTGTGAAAGCTTTGGAATTATGTAATGATGAACAGAGGAAAATTTTATAT GAAAATTATGGAAAAGGCGATCAATCCTGTGTTGCAAAAGTAAAAGAACTCTACAACATACTCAATCTTAAG GGTGTGTATGAGAAATTTGAGATCCAGAGTTATGAAAAGTTGATCAAATCTATTGAAGCACATCCGAGCACGGCAGTACAAGCTGTTTTGAAGTCATTCTTGGAAAAAATATACCAGAGGAAGAAGTGA
- the LOC130817957 gene encoding uncharacterized protein LOC130817957 isoform X1, translating to MVGAHQYQYHHWIDRGDLLKSNVRFLQLQLRQRFRVAVDRHFYSRRDSLSSSIDVRVSSLVMRCLHRFRDFRRRSLSSSTSTSSALSRIKRSKHPREVYADEESAITRMLQALSVPLLGNVCHVFMHGLNRVQVYGSEKLLNALQCKSKDKPLITVSNHVASMDDPLVISALLPPSVLMDAKKLRWTLCATDRCFKDPATSAFFRSVKVLPVSRGDGIYQKGMDMALSKLNNGGWVHIFPEGSRSRDGGRTIGTAKRGVGRLVLDADRTPIVVPFVHTGMQEIMPIGANFPRIGKIVTVLIGDPIEFDDLLNTEGTELASRENLYDAVSTRIGQRLKELKLQVDKLALEKPLRVKEYALQGIDRAAGMLQEVDWELFGMNSYISAQNDSEKSTLDGQNKEVILSNQESISGHYSKSRFTDFSIMAKVQSFMKSTEYIGYAARGASLNPFNPTSREYWRVNPVRAWKQRLEASYGATVNFC from the exons ATGGTGGGAGCACATCAATACCAGTATCACCATTGGATTGACAGAGGAGATCTTCTCAAATCCAACGTTCGTTTCTTACAACTTCAGCTTCGTCAACGCTTTCGTGTCGCCGTCGATCGCCATTTTTATTCTCGCCGCGATTCTTTATCTTCTTCCATTGATGTTCGTGTTTCTTCCCTCGTTATGCGTTGTCTTCATCGCTTTCGCGATTTTCGTCGCCGTTCTTTGTCCTCCTCCACTTCTACTTCCTccgcactttctcgcatcaaaAGAAGTAAACACC CTAGGGAAGTTTATGCGGATGAAGAGTCGGCTATCACTCGCATGCTTCAAGCTCTGTCAGTACCCCTTCTTGGGAATGTTTGCCATGTATTTATGCATGGACTTAATCGCGTTCAG GTTTATGGTTCCGAGAAGTTGCTTAATGCTTTGCAGTGCAAGTCAAAAGATAAGCCTCTAATCACT GTTAGCAATCATGTTGCCTCTATGGATGATCCGCTTGTCATCTCGGCATTGCTCCCTCCAAGTGTTCTCATGGATGCCAAAAAATTGAGGTGGACCCTCTGTGCAACTGATCGATGTTTTAAAGATCCCGCCACTTCTGCCTTCTTTCGATCTGTAAAGGTTTTGCCTGTCTCACGGGGTGATGGAATTTATCAAAAG GGTATGGACATGGCTTTATCTAAACTCAATAATGGTGGTTGGGTCCATATTTTCCCCGAAGGTAGCCGTTCGCGAGATGGTGGGCGGACGATTGGAACAGCCAAGAGGGGTGTTGGGAG GTTGGTGCTGGATGCGGACAGAACTCCGATAGTAGTCCCATTTGTGCATACTGGAATGCAAGAGATTATGCCTATTGGAGCCAATTTTCCAAGGATTGGCAAGATA GTGACAGTGCTTATTGGTGATCCCATTGAATTCGATGATTTGCTCAACACTGAAGGTACCGAGCTTGCATCAAGGGAAAATTTGTACGATGCTGTGTCCACAAGGATAGGTCAACGACTGAAGGAACTAAAATTGCAGGTGGATAAATTGGCTCTTGAAAAACCTCTTCGGGTTAAAGAATATGCCTTGCAAGGCATTGATCGAGCCGCTGGGATGTTACAGGAGGTTGATTGGGAATTATTTGGCATGAATAGCTATATATCAGCTCAGAATGACTCAGAAAAGTCTACACTAGATGGGCAAAATAAAGAAGTGATTCTCTCAAATCAAGAGTCGATTTCTGGTCATTACAGTAAAAGTAGGTTCACAGATTTCAGCATCATGGCAAAAGTCCAGAGTTTCATGAAGTCGACAGAGTATATCGGTTATGCAGCAAGAGGTGCGTCACTGAATCCGTTCAATCCCACATCTAGGGAATATTGGCGGGTGAACCCTGTTAGGGCATGGAAACAACGGTTGGAGGCTAGTTATGGTGCAACTGTGAATTTCTGCTAG
- the LOC130817804 gene encoding rapid alkalinization factor-like, which translates to MGNPKCLLLILALGLFALGMLTVDAKDVKSLSKLTLTRPVCSGSMAECLAGDELDELEFMFDSDTNRRILKSQSNYISYGALNKNRVPCSRRGASYYNCKPGAQANPYTRGCSNISRCRRG; encoded by the coding sequence ATGGGCAATCCAAAATGCCTTCTCTTAATCTTAGCCCTTGGTTTATTTGCCTTAGGAATGCTAACCGTTGATGCAAAGGATGTTAAATCGTTGAGTAAACTCACACTAACTCGTCCGGTTTGTAGTGGGTCAATGGCTGAGTGCCTAGCAGGGGACGAGTTGGACGAGCTCGAGTTCATGTTTGACTCGGACACGAATCGGCGTATTTTAAAGTCTCAGTCAAACTATATCAGCTATGGTGCGCTGAACAAGAATAGAGTACCTTGCTCTAGGCGAGGTGCCTCCTATTATAATTGCAAGCCAGGTGCACAAGCCAATCCCTACACCCGCGGGTGTAGTAACATTTCTCGTTGTAGAAGAGGTTAA